CGCTGGGCAGAGGACATGGTGTGAGAATGCGCTAGCTTACCTGTTGAACAGCGGTTCCTCAACAGGCGTGGAGTGCGTATGCGGCGGGTGATTGTGATCGGGGCAGGGGCGGCCGGGTCAATGGCGGCGATCTTCGCGGCGTCCGAAGGCGCGGATACGCTGCTGATCGAGGGAACGCGTGATGGCGGTCGCAAGATCCTGATCAGCGGTGGCGGTCGCTGTAACGTACTCCCGTCGCGGGTGGACGAGTCACGCTTCGTGACGGATTCCTCACCGAATCTGCTCAAGAAGATCGTGCGCGCCTGGCCGCTGGCCCAACAACGCGCCTTCTTCGAAGACACGCTGAGCATCCCCCTCGAGGAAGAGACCGAATCGCTCAAGCTCTTCCCCGCGTCGCACAAGGCACGCGACGTGCGCGACGGCCTGCTGGATTATGCGCGCAAGGTCGGCGTCCGCCTGCGCATGGAATCGCGCGTGGTGGATATCTCGCCGGTGAACGGGAGCTGGGAAGTGACCGTCGACGACGGCACGGTGCTCAAGGCCGACGCCGTGATCGTGGCTACCGGCGGTCTCTCCGTACCGAACACGGGCAGCGACGGGGCAGGGCTCAACATGCTCAAAGCGCTCGGCCACACCATGCACCCCACCTACGCCGCCCTCACGCCGCTCACCACCACCGACGCGGCGTTCAACGGCCTCTCGGGCATTTCCCTCACGGTGTCGCTCACGGCCAAGAGCGCGCTGCAGCAGGCCACCTGGCGCGGCGGATTCCTGTTCACGCACCACGGCTACAGCGGCCCCTCGGTACTGAACGTGTCGCACGTCGCGGTGCGCGCCCGCGCCGGACATGCACCGACCGCCAAGGTGCATGTGCAGTGGGCCGCACTGGGCGAAAAGGAATGGGAAGAGGCGCTCAAGCCGCACGGCGCGCGTACGGTCACGGGCGCGCTGCGGGCTGAAATGCCCGACCGCCTCGCGGCGGCGCTGTTGGCCAAGGCCAACGTGGAGCCCACCCGCCCGCTCACCGAATTGCGGCGCGATGAACGCTTGCGACTCATCGACATCCTCGTGCGCGGCGATCTGCCGTGGCAGGGCGACGAGGGCTACAAAAAGGCCGAAGTGATGGGCGGTGGTGTGGCGTTGAGTGAAATCGATCCGCGCACCATGGAGAGCCGCCGACACAAGGGACTTTTTCTGTGCGGCGAAGTGCTCGACGCGTTCGGCCCGATCGGTGGCTACAACTTCCTGTGGGCTTGGGCCACGGGGCGGAGCGCGGGGACGGGGGCGGCTGCTGCCAGCGCGTGATTCCCGGCCGAACAGCAACAGCGGGAACACGGATGAACAGCAGGATGGCACCGATCACACCGATAAGCCGTCCAGCCTGTGCTTCAGGCGATCGCGGACTGCTCGCTTTTGCTTATCTGTGCCATCGGTGATATCCCTTGAGATCCGTGTTCCCGCTGTTGCTGTCGTCGTTGCTAGCCCCACACCGTGGTCCTGATGCCCGCTAAGAAATCCGCCGCCAAGAAGGCGCCCGCTAAGAAAGCGGCGCCCAAGTCGATGCCATACGAGAAGGGCGCCTGGGCCGCCGCCTTTTCGGCACGCGCGCCGGGCGAGAAGCGGTATTGGCTGATCAAGAGCGAGCCTGATGTCTTCTCGTTCGATGACCTGCTGGCGGCACCCAAGCAGACCACCTGCTGGGACAGCGTGCGCAACTCGAGTGCGCGCAACTTCCTGCGCGACGGCATGAAGAAGGGCGATCTGGCGTTCTACTATCACTCGAACGCCGAGCCGTCGGCGATCGTGGGCATTTGCGAAGTGGTGCGTGAAGGCTATCCCGATCACACGGCGCTCGATCCGTCGCACGACTACTACGACGCGGAGTCGATTGCCGAGACGCCCACGTGGTTCATGGTCGACGTCACGGCGGTGAAGAAGTTGGCCACTCCCGTGAGGTTGCCGGAGATCAAGAACAGTGCGGCGCTGAGCGAGATGTCGCTGGTGAAGGTCGGTCGACTCTCGGTGGTACCGGTGCGGCCCAACGAGTGGGAGACGGTGATTGCGATGAGCGAAGGACGCTCGTAAGGCAGGACGTTCGTCACGTTGTTACACCCGATTCGGAGGCTCCTGATGTCCCGTCTGCCCTGGCGATTCGGCGCGCTGTGCGCTGCCGCGATCGCTACCACCACCCCGTTCGTCGCACAGGGACAAAGCGCCGCCCCTCGCGCCGGTGCACGAGCTCCTGAAAAGCCGCTGCCACTCGAAGTCGGCCGCACCTTCTCGCTCGATACGCGCGAAGGCACGTGGCTCTCGCTCGATGTGAGCCCCGACGGTGCCACGATCGCCTTCGACATGCTCGGCGACATCTACACGATGCCGTTCGCCGGTGGTGACGCCACACGCATCACCAGCGGGATGGCGTTCGATGCGCAGCCGCGTTTCAGCCCCGATGGCACGTCGATCGTGTTCATCTCCGATCGCGAAGGCGCCGACAACGTGCACGTGGTGGACCTCGCCACGAAGACGGTGAAGGCCATTACGCGCGGCAAGACGAACGTGTATCTGTCGGCCGAGTGGTCGCCCGATGGCAAGTACATCGTGGCCAGCAAGGGTGGATTCCGCGGTGGACTTCCTACGCTGTGGATGTATCACGCCGACGGTGGCAACGGCATGTCGCTGTATACGGCACCGCCGAACGCCGCGCCGGGCACCGCCGTGCAGCAGGCTGGTGCCGCCTTCAGCGCCGACGGCAAGTCGATCTGGTACACGCAGCGCACCGGTGCCTGGAACTACAACGCGCAGTTTCCGCAGTATCAGATTTATGTTTACAATCGCGACACCGGTGAGCGCGAAGCGCAGTCGTCACGCTACGGATCGGCGGTGCGCCCCACGCTCAGTCCCGACGGTAAGTGGCTCGTGTACGGCTCACGCTACGAAGACAAGACCGGGCTGCGGGTGCGCGAGCTCGCGACCGGCGAAGAGCGCTGGCTGGCGTATCCGACGCAGCGCGACGAGATGGAATCGCGCGCGCCACTGGACGCGCTCCCGGGCATGAGCTTCACGCCGGACTCGAAGGAGCTGATCGCAAGCTACGCCAACAAGATCTGGCGCGTGGCGATCGACGGCAGCGGACAAGTGGAGATCCCGTTTCGCGTGCAGTCCACGGTCGAGGCCGGACCGGAACTCGCGTTCAAGTATCCGATCTCTGACAGCGCGCAGTTCACGGTGCGACAGATTCGCGACGCCGTGCCGAGTCCCGATGGAAAGCAGCTCGCCTTCATCGCGCTTGAGAAGCTGTACGTGATGGACTACCCGGCCGGCACGCCGCGTCGTGTGTCCACGTTGAACACGATCGAGTCGGAGCCCGCGTGGTCCCCCGACGGCAAGTCGCTGGCCTGGGTCACATGGTCCAACGACGGCGGACGTCTGTACAAGGCCGCCGTATCGCCGCGGGCCGCGGCCCCGGTGTTGCTGAGCAAAGTGGTGGGGACGCTGCGTCAGCCGGCCTGGTCGCCGAACGGCACGCGCATCGTGCTCACGCAAACCGCCGCGCAAGGTCGTCGTGACCAGACCGGCGTGACCGCGCCCACCAACATCGTGTGGTATCCCGCGTCGCCCGCTGCGGTCGGTGGCAGTGAGCCCACGCTGATCGCGCGGGCGGCCGGACGCAGCGTGCCGCACTTCTCGAAGGACACCTCGCGCATCTACCTGTCGTCCAACGCGAACGGACTCGTGTCGATTCGTTGGGATGGCAGCGACGAACAGCGGCACCTGCGCGTGACCGGACCCGCTGCCGGCGGCAACGTGGACGATCACGATGTGAACCCGTCGGAACTCATGTTGCAGCGCGACGCCGAGGAGCCGAATACTCCGGGACCGTCAGCGACGCTCACGCTGATGTCGCCCAGCGGCGACGTGGCGCTGGCGCAGATCAATCAGGATTTCTACACGGTGGTCGTGCCGCCGCGTGGCACGCAGCCGTCGGTGAGTGTGGCCGATCCGAACACCGCCGCCGTGCCGGTGAAGCGACTCACCGATATCGGTGGGCAGTTCCCGGCGTGGAGCAGCAACGGGAAGCGCGTGCACTGGTCGATCGGCAACGCGCACGTGGTGTACGATCTCGACTCGGCGGCGGTGCGTGACGCCGCGATCGCCGCGTCGCGCCGTGATTCCACTGTGGCCGATAGCCTCCGTCCGCGTCTGTATGCGCCCGCCGAGAAGCGTGTGCTGGTGCAGGCCACGCGCGACATCCCTCGGGGGACCGTGGTGCTGCGCAACGCGCGCATGATCACCATGAAGGGTGACGAAATCATCGCCCGTGGTGACCTCGTCATCACGAACAATCGCATCACGGCCGTCGGGGCCACCGGCAGCGTGACCGTGCCCGCCGGTGCGACCGAAATGGACCTCGCCGGCGCGACCGTGATCCCCGGCTTCGTCGACACACACGCGCATTTGCGGGCCGAACGCGGCACCATTCACGAGTCGCAGCCGTGGGCGTATCTGGCGAATCTCGCGTACGGCGTGACCACCACGCGCGATCCGCAAACCGCCACGACCGATGTGCTGACCTATCAGGACATGGTCGACGCCGGACAGGCAATCGGACCGCGCATCTACTCCACGGGCCCCGGCATCTTCGATCGCGATCTCATCCGCGATCAGGAGCATGCGCGCAGCATTCTCAAGCGTTACAGCAGCTACTACGACACCAAGACGATCAAGATGTACGTGGCTGGTGTGCGTCAGACGCGGCAGTGGATCATCAAGGCGGCGCGCGAGCAGCAGCTTATGCCGACGACCGAAGGCTCACTCGACGTGAAGCTCAATCTGAGCGAGACGATCGACGGCTATCCCGGCCTCGAACACTCGATGGGCATCGTACCGCTCGGGGGCGACGTCACGAAGTTCATGGCGTGGTCGAATCGCACGTATACCCCCACGCTGCTGGTGAACTACGGTGGACCGTGGGGCGAGAACTACTTTTACACGAAGGAGAATCCGTACGGCGACCCGAAGCTTCAGCGCTTCACCGCGTACGAGGAGCTGGCGCTCAAGACGCGTCGTCGCATGGCGTCGATGCCCGGCGGCGGTACGGCCGGCGGCTGGTTCCGCGATGAGGAGTACATCTTCCCGCAGCTTGCCACCGAAGCCACGAAGATTCTCCGCGCTGGTGGACGACTCGGCATCGGCAGTCACGGGCAGCTGCAGGGCCTCGGCTACCACTGGGAGCTGTGGGCCATGGCGTCGGGCGGGATGACGCCGATGGAAGCGCTGCGCACCGCCACGGCGATGGGCGCGCAGGCGATCGGATTGCAGGGCGATGTGGGCTCGATCGAAGTCGGCAAGCTCGCCGACCTCGTGGTGCTCGACGCCGATCCGTTGGCCGACCTGCGGAATACCGGCAAGATCAAGTTCGTCATGAAGAACGGCCGGATGTACGACGGCAATACGCTGGCCGAGACGTATCCGACCAAGCGCGAGGGGCCGGTGGTCCCCAACCGTCCGATCGCGCCGGCCACGAAGGCGGGTTCGAAGTAGTCGCGAAGTAGTCGCCGCGGGTCCGAACGACATTGTCAGACCCTGAGACTATCCTGGAGTCATGCACCTTTCCGCATGACTCCAGGACGTCGACGGGCTCTTCACACGTTAGAATCCCAATCATGAATGTGTATATCGCCCCGCGACTGGGCGTGCTGCGCGATCACTTGATCGCGCGACTGCAGGCGGCTCCATTGCCGCCGCGCGACACCGAGATCATCGTCGTGCAGAGCCAAGGCATGCGCCAATGGCTCACCTTGGCGCTGGCCGACGCGCTGGGCTGCGCCGGATCGGTGGAGCTCCCGTTCCCCGCGAGGTTTGTGCACTCGCTGGCCGAGTCGCTGGGGATGTCGGGGCAAGCCGGCGAAGGGTTCTCGCGAGAGGCGATGACGTGGCGCGTGGATGCGTTGCTGCGCGACATCGACCTGCGCGATCCACGCTACGTCGCGCTGTCACGATATCTGAGCGACGGCGATGACCGCATGCGCTTCGGACTCGCCGCGCGCGTGGCCTCGCGCTTCGACGACTATCAGCTGTTCCGGCACGATCTGCTCGAGGCGTGGGAGCGCGGCGAGCATCGGCTCGATTCGCCGCATGAGATCTGGCAGGCGGCGCTGTGGCGCGAACTCTGCCGCGAGGGCGCGGAGCATGGTGCGCACCGGCTCACGCAACTGCTGTCGCTGATCAATGGCGCGGAGCCGGGATCACTGTCGCTGCCATCGCGTGTGTCGGTGTTCGGCATCAGCTCGCTGCCCCCTCGCGTGATCGAGCTGCTGACGGCGGTCGCGCGTCACACAGAGGTCGCGGTGTATGCAGCGCTGCTGCCCGATCACGCCGCCACGCCCACCGCGCTTCCGCCGATGGCGCATCCGCTCTCCGCGGCCTTCGGTGCGCAGGGACAGGCGTTGCAACGACGGCTGGTGTCGCAGGGCGCGACGATCACCCCGCTGCATGACGCGTCGGCCAGCGCTCCCGAATCGTTGCTTGCGCGGATGCAGCGCGAGCTGACCACCGGTAGCGATGGGGCGGCTCCGCTGGAGCTCGACGCAGCCGACGCGTCGCTCCGCGTGCACGCGGCACACGGCAAGCTGCGCGAGCTCGAGATCATCCGCGATCAGATCGGTGATGCGTTCATGGCCGACCGCTCGCTCAAGCCGCACGATGTGTTGCTCCTCGTGCCCGACATCAGCGAATGGGCGCCGCTCGTGCAGTCGGTATTCAGTGCGAACGACGGATCGGTGCACGTGCCCTTCTCCGTGGCCGATCGACGCCGTCGCGACGAATCGGTGGCGACCGCGGTGCTGCGGCTGCTGTCGCTCGAGGGCGGACGCCTCACGCATTCCGAAGTGTTCGGCGTGCTGGAGCAGCCCGCGATCTACACCGCG
Above is a genomic segment from Gemmatimonas sp. containing:
- a CDS encoding aminoacetone oxidase family FAD-binding enzyme — its product is MRRVIVIGAGAAGSMAAIFAASEGADTLLIEGTRDGGRKILISGGGRCNVLPSRVDESRFVTDSSPNLLKKIVRAWPLAQQRAFFEDTLSIPLEEETESLKLFPASHKARDVRDGLLDYARKVGVRLRMESRVVDISPVNGSWEVTVDDGTVLKADAVIVATGGLSVPNTGSDGAGLNMLKALGHTMHPTYAALTPLTTTDAAFNGLSGISLTVSLTAKSALQQATWRGGFLFTHHGYSGPSVLNVSHVAVRARAGHAPTAKVHVQWAALGEKEWEEALKPHGARTVTGALRAEMPDRLAAALLAKANVEPTRPLTELRRDERLRLIDILVRGDLPWQGDEGYKKAEVMGGGVALSEIDPRTMESRRHKGLFLCGEVLDAFGPIGGYNFLWAWATGRSAGTGAAAASA
- a CDS encoding EVE domain-containing protein, which codes for MPAKKSAAKKAPAKKAAPKSMPYEKGAWAAAFSARAPGEKRYWLIKSEPDVFSFDDLLAAPKQTTCWDSVRNSSARNFLRDGMKKGDLAFYYHSNAEPSAIVGICEVVREGYPDHTALDPSHDYYDAESIAETPTWFMVDVTAVKKLATPVRLPEIKNSAALSEMSLVKVGRLSVVPVRPNEWETVIAMSEGRS
- a CDS encoding amidohydrolase family protein, whose amino-acid sequence is MSRLPWRFGALCAAAIATTTPFVAQGQSAAPRAGARAPEKPLPLEVGRTFSLDTREGTWLSLDVSPDGATIAFDMLGDIYTMPFAGGDATRITSGMAFDAQPRFSPDGTSIVFISDREGADNVHVVDLATKTVKAITRGKTNVYLSAEWSPDGKYIVASKGGFRGGLPTLWMYHADGGNGMSLYTAPPNAAPGTAVQQAGAAFSADGKSIWYTQRTGAWNYNAQFPQYQIYVYNRDTGEREAQSSRYGSAVRPTLSPDGKWLVYGSRYEDKTGLRVRELATGEERWLAYPTQRDEMESRAPLDALPGMSFTPDSKELIASYANKIWRVAIDGSGQVEIPFRVQSTVEAGPELAFKYPISDSAQFTVRQIRDAVPSPDGKQLAFIALEKLYVMDYPAGTPRRVSTLNTIESEPAWSPDGKSLAWVTWSNDGGRLYKAAVSPRAAAPVLLSKVVGTLRQPAWSPNGTRIVLTQTAAQGRRDQTGVTAPTNIVWYPASPAAVGGSEPTLIARAAGRSVPHFSKDTSRIYLSSNANGLVSIRWDGSDEQRHLRVTGPAAGGNVDDHDVNPSELMLQRDAEEPNTPGPSATLTLMSPSGDVALAQINQDFYTVVVPPRGTQPSVSVADPNTAAVPVKRLTDIGGQFPAWSSNGKRVHWSIGNAHVVYDLDSAAVRDAAIAASRRDSTVADSLRPRLYAPAEKRVLVQATRDIPRGTVVLRNARMITMKGDEIIARGDLVITNNRITAVGATGSVTVPAGATEMDLAGATVIPGFVDTHAHLRAERGTIHESQPWAYLANLAYGVTTTRDPQTATTDVLTYQDMVDAGQAIGPRIYSTGPGIFDRDLIRDQEHARSILKRYSSYYDTKTIKMYVAGVRQTRQWIIKAAREQQLMPTTEGSLDVKLNLSETIDGYPGLEHSMGIVPLGGDVTKFMAWSNRTYTPTLLVNYGGPWGENYFYTKENPYGDPKLQRFTAYEELALKTRRRMASMPGGGTAGGWFRDEEYIFPQLATEATKILRAGGRLGIGSHGQLQGLGYHWELWAMASGGMTPMEALRTATAMGAQAIGLQGDVGSIEVGKLADLVVLDADPLADLRNTGKIKFVMKNGRMYDGNTLAETYPTKREGPVVPNRPIAPATKAGSK